The following are encoded in a window of Pseudomonas multiresinivorans genomic DNA:
- a CDS encoding DUF2388 domain-containing protein → MRLSSLSKSPLILGLLFAACASTAQAQSVVRVFNITTNAFARSIDFTSDTTTSVRDMKVVREARDDAASYVGSDGAIRGAQLEAAFKVLREQVPQAREASDQDLAEAILAL, encoded by the coding sequence ATGCGCCTCAGTTCGCTGTCCAAGAGCCCTCTGATCCTCGGTCTGCTGTTCGCCGCCTGCGCGTCCACCGCCCAGGCCCAGTCGGTGGTCCGCGTGTTCAACATCACCACCAACGCCTTCGCCCGCAGCATCGATTTCACCTCGGACACCACCACTTCCGTGCGCGACATGAAGGTCGTCCGCGAAGCCCGTGACGATGCCGCCAGCTATGTCGGCAGCGATGGCGCGATCCGGGGCGCCCAGCTCGAAGCCGCCTTCAAGGTGCTGCGCGAGCAGGTGCCGCAGGCGCGCGAAGCTTCCGACCAGGACCTGGCTGAAGCCATCCTCGCTCTGTGA